One genomic region from Phocoena sinus isolate mPhoSin1 chromosome 3, mPhoSin1.pri, whole genome shotgun sequence encodes:
- the PRELID1 gene encoding PRELI domain-containing protein 1, mitochondrial translates to MVKYFLGQSVLRSSWDQVFAAFWQRYPNPYSKHVLTEDIVHREVTPDQKLLSRRLLTKTNRMPRWAERLFPANVAHSVYILEDSIVDPQNQTMTTFTWNINHARLMVVEERCVYRVNSDNSGWTEICREAWVSSSLFGVSRAVQEFGLARFKSNVTKTMKGFEYILAKLQGEAPPKTLVETAKEAKEKAKETALAATEKAKDLASKAATKKQQQQQQQFV, encoded by the exons ATGGTGAAGTATTTCCTGGGCCAGAGCGTGCTCCGGAGTTCCTGGGACCAAGTGTTCGCTGCCTTCTGGCAGCGGTACCCGAATCCCTATAG CAAACATGTCTTGACGGAAGACATAGTGCACCGGGAGGTGACCCCTGACCAGAAGCTCCTGTCCCGGCGACTCCTGACCAAGACGAACAGGATGCCCCGCTGGGCTGAGCGACTATTTCCTGCCAATGTTGCTCACTCAGTGTACATCCTGGAGGATTCTATTGTGGACCCACAGAACCAGACCATGACCACGTTCACCTGGAACATCAACCATGCCCGGCTGATG GTGGTAGAGGAACGATGTGTTTACCGTGTGAACTCTGATAACAGCGGCTGGACCGAAATCTGCCGGGAAGCCTGGGTCTCCTCTAGCTTGTTCGGCGTCTCCAGAGCTGTCCAG GAATTTGGTCTCGCCCGGTTCAAAAGCAATGTGACCAAGACTATGAAGGGTTTTGAATACATCTTGGCCAAGCTGCAAG GTGAGGCCCCTCCCAAAACCCTTGTTGAAACAGCCAAGGAAGCCAAGGAGAAGGCCAAGGAAACGGCACTGGCAGCTACAGAGAAGGCCAAGGACCTTGCCAGCAAGGCAGCCaccaagaagcagcagcagcagcagcagcagtttgTGTAG
- the RAB24 gene encoding ras-related protein Rab-24, translating to MSGQRVDVKVVMLGKEYVGKTSLVERYVHDRFLVGPYQNTIGAAFVAKVMSVGDRTVTLGIWDTAGSERYEAMSRIYYRGAKAAIVCYDLTDSSSFERAKFWVKELRNLEEGCKIYLCGTKSDLLEEDRRRRRVDFHDVQDYADNIKAQLFETSSKTGQSVDELFQKVAEDYISVATFQVMTEDKGVDLGQKANPYFYSCCHH from the exons ATGAGCGGGCAGCGTGTGGACGTCAAGGTGGTGATGCTGGGCAAGGAGTACGTGGGCAAGACAAGCCTGGTGGAGCGATACGTGCACGATCGCTTCCTGGTGGGGCCCTATCAGAAC ACCATTGGGGCCGCCTTCGTGGCCAAGGTGATGTCCGTCGGAGACCGGACGGTGACTTTGGGTATTTGG GACACAGCAGGCTCTGAGCGCTATGAGGCCATGAGCCGAATCTACTATCGGGGCGCCAAGGCTGCCATCGTCTGCTATG ACCTGACGGACAGCAGCAGCTTTGAACGGGCAAAGTTCTGGGTGAAGGAACTGCGCAACCTAGAGGAG GGCTGTAAGATCTACTTGTGTGGCACCAAGAGTGACCTGCTGGAGGAGGACAGGCGGCGCCGACGTGTGGACTTCCACGACGTCCAGGACTATGCAGACA ATATCAAAGCTCAGCTCTTTGAAACATCCAGCAAGACAGGCCAGAGTGTGG ATGAGCTCTTCCAGAAAGTAGCAGAGGATTACATCAGTGTGGCCACCTTCCAGGTGATGACAG AGGACAAGGGCGTGGACCTGGGCCAGAAGGCAAACCCCTACTTCTACAGCTGTTGTCATCACTGA